A portion of the Planctomicrobium piriforme genome contains these proteins:
- a CDS encoding flagellar hook protein FlgE produces the protein MANSMITGVSGLQSHQKMIEIVGNNLANLNTVGYKERTGVFADVLYETLRGGSSGTAGVSGGTNPVQVGTGSRLSSIRSNMTAGGMESTGSDLDLALDGDGFFVVNNGTSNLYTRAGTFQIDKNGLLVDSGTGYPVQRFGIVGESNEEFPSFQTAGDASINIPLGANVPGRATQNVNINGNLPSAGAIPTAGVLSTSAWLSGGSAATSSSLLNSLDFVTTPYQAGDSITISGTDTDGSAVSVSVPVSATTTVGDLMAALNSAIPGTTTTISSTGALSLTANDAGKSYLSVALLDGTGNTGGSDFTEAPFVVSQTGVDGAVVRGGVQVYDLTGGVHTINYQFAKKADGTWDMTASLDPTQGTMIDSTVTGITFGANGAFSHSTGTGNGDANMTIQFAGQSAPLTFNIVLDGGGTTGSGLNSFSGDASISSKQDGYANGTLTSVQVDSSGIIQGVASNGTQFPIAQLAIGNFRNPQGLEAVGNNFYNSSLSSGDVQLGSAGASGNGVVRAGQLEQSNVDIAVEFTRLIVAQRGFSANARTITVTNDVLQELTNLIR, from the coding sequence ATGGCCAACTCAATGATTACCGGCGTATCCGGTCTGCAGTCTCACCAGAAGATGATCGAGATCGTCGGCAACAATCTCGCAAACCTCAACACCGTGGGTTACAAGGAACGAACCGGCGTCTTCGCCGACGTGCTCTATGAAACACTCCGCGGCGGATCGAGCGGCACCGCCGGCGTCTCAGGCGGCACGAATCCCGTCCAGGTCGGAACCGGCAGCAGATTGTCTTCCATCCGTTCGAACATGACCGCTGGCGGAATGGAATCGACCGGATCGGATCTCGACCTCGCGCTCGACGGCGACGGGTTCTTCGTCGTGAATAACGGCACCTCGAATCTCTACACTCGGGCAGGGACGTTTCAGATCGACAAGAACGGCCTGCTGGTTGATTCCGGCACCGGCTACCCTGTGCAGCGGTTCGGGATCGTGGGCGAATCGAACGAAGAATTTCCCTCGTTCCAGACGGCCGGCGATGCCAGCATCAACATTCCGCTGGGGGCCAATGTGCCGGGCCGGGCGACGCAAAACGTCAATATCAACGGCAATCTCCCCTCGGCCGGAGCGATCCCAACCGCAGGCGTCTTGAGCACGTCAGCCTGGCTGTCAGGGGGCAGCGCCGCGACATCCAGCTCGCTCCTGAATTCCCTCGATTTCGTGACAACGCCATATCAAGCGGGCGATTCGATCACAATCAGCGGAACGGATACCGACGGCAGCGCGGTTTCGGTTTCGGTTCCCGTGAGCGCGACCACGACCGTCGGCGATTTGATGGCCGCGTTGAATTCCGCCATTCCCGGCACCACCACCACCATCAGTTCCACTGGAGCCTTGAGCCTGACGGCGAACGATGCAGGCAAGTCTTACCTGAGCGTCGCCTTACTGGATGGCACCGGAAACACAGGCGGCTCAGACTTCACGGAAGCCCCGTTTGTCGTATCGCAGACCGGCGTGGATGGAGCAGTGGTGCGCGGCGGCGTGCAGGTGTACGACCTGACGGGCGGCGTGCATACGATCAACTACCAGTTCGCCAAAAAGGCTGATGGCACCTGGGACATGACCGCATCACTCGATCCGACTCAGGGAACGATGATCGACAGCACTGTGACCGGAATTACCTTCGGCGCGAACGGGGCCTTCTCACATAGCACCGGGACCGGTAACGGCGATGCCAACATGACGATCCAGTTCGCCGGACAGTCAGCACCGCTCACGTTCAATATCGTGCTCGACGGGGGCGGGACGACCGGCAGCGGATTGAACTCGTTCTCTGGCGATGCCTCGATCTCATCGAAGCAGGACGGGTATGCCAACGGCACGTTGACCTCAGTGCAGGTCGACAGTTCCGGCATCATCCAGGGCGTTGCCAGCAACGGCACTCAGTTCCCGATCGCACAGTTGGCGATTGGAAACTTCCGCAATCCACAAGGCCTCGAAGCGGTCGGCAACAACTTCTACAACAGCAGCCTGAGCAGCGGGGACGTGCAACTCGGATCTGCGGGCGCAAGCGGTAACGGCGTGGTGCGTGCCGGTCAGCTCGAGCAATCGAACGTCGACATCGCCGTTGAGTTCACGCGGCTGATCGTCGCCCAGCGGGGGTTCTCGGCGAACGCCCGTACGATCACCGTCACGAACGACGTGCTGCAGGAACTGACGAACCTGATCCGCTAA
- a CDS encoding flagellar hook assembly protein FlgD — MASVASGGFSSQIGQQQFLQLLAAQLSNQNPLEPMAQEDFLSQMAQFSTLSGIESLNTNFSELFKLQSLTQGAALVGKQVTYYSETTKANQTGIVQSAGMENGSLVVTVNGEKVGLDDISSVGGTPDASN, encoded by the coding sequence ATGGCCAGCGTCGCTTCAGGCGGTTTCAGTTCGCAGATCGGGCAGCAGCAGTTCCTGCAATTGCTGGCGGCACAGTTGTCGAATCAAAACCCGCTCGAGCCCATGGCGCAGGAAGACTTCCTGTCGCAGATGGCCCAGTTCTCGACGCTCAGCGGAATCGAAAGTCTGAACACCAATTTCTCCGAACTGTTCAAGCTGCAGTCCCTGACCCAAGGGGCTGCGCTCGTGGGCAAACAGGTGACTTACTACTCGGAAACTACGAAGGCCAATCAGACGGGCATCGTCCAGTCGGCTGGCATGGAGAACGGCAGCCTGGTGGTCACCGTCAACGGCGAGAAAGTCGGGCTCGATGACATCTCCAGCGTCGGCGGCACGCCAGACGCCTCCAACTGA
- a CDS encoding flagellar hook-length control protein FliK, whose product MQLFNLVAIGPANLISGGVIDAAGFSLSSALFATVNGAAATKPTGVDFDNLLAAFQQPSAPKSSASPLASLPAAPTSNATKNAAAAAPTPVSSVSMNAAVDTASFNDAPESDEPLQRLLVSQSKASVVKVPPQPTVASELKETEVATDTATEASVSVTVNGVAAETNCADTETSDVADSDSAETTAAPHKPAGTRSKQKSVTPGPELSNSGAVIAPDAPLSIAESNDVAAEVHHAPTDETEAADIPFTAFTNVSQSESGWPQAMTLTATPVSQQVESCDSSATGTSLISETASPGNQPTPGPVQQTSSRPQQPVSLPPMSDNTEPAPRSTASQLDDSPTTPTSASDVATVPAPVVDPQSAAVVNTVPTAASTVTAALPQQTAVTAQVASVTPPPARPLQVRVNTPITERKAAASINPMRVEPSPLQSVETPIQSPVEVISNLIETATLPTTEVRPDETRTSAPTTSSDAPVANPNSSQPIDAGILSATTSTPLNVTTPVNSSPQPTTLHHGTVEHLASVTVQQATLVEAGGSQRFQIRLDPPHLGEVVIDISRGSDGQYDISVSAASPETHALLEQQSADITQALTDQGMSLNGFDLSQHQQGSTEEHLLQQEQAELARLRGEVISNPPNRSEQPASDGSISFRA is encoded by the coding sequence GTGCAATTGTTCAATCTTGTCGCGATCGGACCTGCGAATCTCATCTCGGGCGGCGTTATTGACGCGGCCGGGTTCTCACTTTCGAGCGCCCTTTTCGCAACCGTGAACGGTGCCGCCGCGACGAAGCCGACCGGCGTCGATTTCGACAATCTGCTGGCCGCTTTCCAGCAGCCGTCGGCTCCCAAGTCGTCGGCGAGCCCCTTGGCGTCTTTGCCGGCCGCTCCAACGAGCAATGCGACGAAGAATGCTGCCGCTGCCGCTCCCACTCCTGTCAGCTCCGTCAGCATGAACGCTGCCGTCGACACGGCCAGCTTCAATGACGCCCCAGAATCGGACGAGCCGTTGCAGCGGCTGCTGGTGAGCCAAAGCAAGGCATCTGTAGTCAAAGTCCCGCCGCAGCCGACAGTGGCTTCGGAATTGAAGGAGACGGAAGTCGCGACGGACACGGCAACGGAAGCCTCGGTGAGCGTCACTGTCAACGGAGTGGCGGCTGAAACGAACTGCGCGGATACGGAAACATCCGATGTCGCTGATTCGGACTCTGCTGAAACGACAGCGGCGCCGCACAAACCGGCAGGTACTCGGTCAAAGCAGAAATCCGTCACGCCTGGCCCCGAGCTCTCCAACAGCGGCGCCGTGATTGCACCGGATGCTCCCCTGTCCATCGCTGAGAGCAATGACGTCGCCGCGGAAGTGCATCACGCCCCGACCGACGAGACTGAAGCGGCTGACATTCCCTTCACCGCTTTCACAAATGTCTCGCAGAGCGAATCCGGCTGGCCGCAGGCGATGACATTGACCGCGACGCCTGTCTCTCAACAGGTGGAAAGCTGCGACTCGTCTGCCACTGGCACTTCGTTGATTTCCGAAACGGCAAGTCCCGGCAACCAGCCGACGCCTGGACCAGTCCAGCAGACAAGTTCCCGGCCACAACAGCCGGTCAGTCTGCCGCCGATGTCAGACAATACAGAACCCGCGCCTCGGTCGACTGCCAGCCAACTGGACGACTCACCAACAACGCCGACTTCCGCATCTGATGTTGCCACTGTCCCGGCCCCGGTCGTCGATCCACAGTCAGCCGCCGTTGTTAACACGGTTCCCACCGCGGCTTCAACGGTAACCGCAGCACTGCCCCAACAGACCGCGGTGACTGCTCAGGTCGCATCAGTGACGCCACCTCCGGCTCGTCCTCTGCAAGTGCGAGTCAACACTCCGATCACCGAACGAAAAGCAGCGGCCTCGATCAATCCCATGAGAGTCGAACCTTCACCGCTCCAATCGGTGGAAACCCCGATACAGAGTCCAGTCGAAGTGATTTCCAACTTGATCGAAACGGCGACGCTGCCGACGACCGAAGTCCGTCCGGATGAAACCAGGACTTCCGCGCCGACCACCTCCAGTGACGCACCTGTCGCCAACCCGAATTCATCGCAGCCGATCGACGCAGGCATCCTCTCAGCAACGACATCCACACCGCTGAACGTCACGACGCCGGTGAACAGTTCGCCGCAGCCGACGACGCTGCACCACGGCACGGTCGAACATCTCGCCAGCGTCACCGTGCAGCAGGCGACCCTCGTCGAGGCGGGCGGCAGCCAGCGTTTCCAGATCCGGCTCGATCCGCCCCACCTCGGGGAAGTTGTGATCGACATCTCCCGCGGCAGCGACGGTCAGTACGACATCAGCGTCTCGGCGGCCTCACCAGAAACACATGCCCTGCTGGAGCAGCAATCGGCAGACATCACCCAGGCGTTGACAGACCAGGGCATGTCCTTAAACGGGTTTGACCTGTCGCAGCATCAACAGGGATCAACTGAAGAACACCTGCTACAGCAGGAACAGGCGGAACTCGCCCGATTACGGGGCGAAGTCATATCGAATCCACCCAACCGTAGCGAACAACCTGCGAGCGACGGCTCCATCAGTTTTCGGGCCTGA
- a CDS encoding sigma-54 interaction domain-containing protein, whose product MSVIFQSRAMLQVIERAKRYARTSVTVLLCGESGTGKELLARLIHQYSPRQHSEYVRVNCAALSESLIESELFGHEAGAFTGAHQLRRGRFEAAGEGTVFLDEIGELPLAVQAKLLRVLEEKEFQRVGGNETLRMHARVITATNRDLAVEARRGHFRADLFHRLNVLPLAIPPLRERREDIPALVNFFVQQAQVELERPVRGVTRPVMERLSEYDWPGNVRELKNVILRCCLLAASDTIQTVELPSPVIEDEAEVSATLPQFLDHLSLEEIERQVILHRLERCQGNKTEAAAALGVTPRTLRNKVTHYRKLGYVS is encoded by the coding sequence ATGTCGGTGATTTTTCAATCGAGAGCAATGTTGCAGGTGATCGAACGTGCCAAGCGCTACGCGCGGACTTCGGTGACTGTCCTGCTGTGCGGGGAAAGCGGAACCGGTAAGGAGCTGCTCGCGCGACTGATTCATCAGTACAGCCCGCGGCAACACTCGGAATATGTTCGAGTGAACTGCGCTGCACTCTCCGAGAGCTTGATCGAGAGTGAACTGTTCGGTCATGAAGCGGGGGCCTTTACCGGAGCCCACCAACTCCGTCGCGGGCGTTTCGAAGCGGCCGGCGAGGGGACCGTATTTCTCGACGAGATCGGCGAATTGCCGCTCGCTGTCCAGGCGAAGCTGCTGCGGGTTCTGGAAGAAAAGGAATTTCAAAGAGTCGGCGGCAACGAGACATTGCGGATGCACGCCCGGGTGATTACGGCCACGAATCGAGACCTGGCCGTTGAAGCACGGCGCGGGCACTTTCGCGCAGATTTGTTTCACAGGTTGAATGTGTTGCCGCTGGCGATTCCTCCGCTCAGAGAACGGCGTGAAGACATCCCGGCGCTGGTGAACTTCTTCGTACAACAGGCACAAGTGGAACTCGAACGGCCGGTGCGCGGGGTCACGCGACCCGTGATGGAACGTCTCAGTGAATACGACTGGCCGGGGAATGTACGGGAGCTGAAGAACGTCATCCTGCGCTGCTGCCTGCTGGCAGCCAGCGACACGATTCAGACCGTCGAATTGCCGTCTCCAGTGATAGAGGACGAAGCTGAAGTCAGTGCAACATTGCCGCAGTTTCTTGATCATCTCTCGCTGGAGGAGATCGAACGACAGGTGATTCTGCATCGGCTGGAGCGGTGCCAGGGGAACAAGACCGAAGCGGCAGCCGCCCTTGGCGTCACGCCGCGGACGCTCCGCAACAAGGTCACCCATTACCGGAAACTCGGCTACGTCAGTTGA